A portion of the Ferrimicrobium sp. genome contains these proteins:
- a CDS encoding glutaredoxin domain-containing protein produces the protein MALVVYGADWCPDCRRSKELLLQTGTAFTWIDTDADEAGKAHIRELQGGEPHIPTIVFEDGSFLVEPTDQELAAKLGVLLPPQQD, from the coding sequence ATGGCCCTCGTAGTATACGGCGCCGACTGGTGTCCAGATTGCAGGCGTTCCAAGGAGCTCTTGTTGCAAACGGGAACGGCCTTCACCTGGATAGATACCGATGCTGATGAGGCTGGCAAAGCACACATCCGCGAACTTCAGGGTGGTGAGCCCCACATCCCCACGATCGTCTTCGAGGATGGTAGTTTTCTCGTTGAACCCACCGATCAGGAACTCGCTGCAAAGCTTGGGGTTCTTCTCCCTCCTCAGCAAGACTAG
- the typA gene encoding translational GTPase TypA, whose protein sequence is MPNELRNVAIIAHVDHGKTTLVDKLLRQSGAFRENQAIEDRIMDSMDLEREKGITILAKNTSVFFEDYKINLVDTPGHADFGGEVERALFMVDGVLMLVDAAEGPLPQTRFVLRKALERKLPVIVVINKVDRPDSRPSEVLDEILGLFIELGADEDQIEFPVIYASAKQGVAGLAADQLEEDLTPLFRAIIETIPAPLALPDAPLQAQVTNLDASPYLGRLAICRVFAGSLKRGANVTRIHIDGTQTRIRLGELFITHYLERIAVDEVAAGELAIVAGLEDVNIGETIADSEAPSALPPLTIEEPAISMTIGVNTSPLAGKEGKKLTARLISSRLAQETIGNVAIKVVPTERNDTFEVQGRGELALAVLIELMRREGFELTVSKPKALTMLVDGQIFEPFELLEVDVPDEYFGSLTQIVSMRRATLDSMHQMASGWMRASYLIPSRGLLGIRSELLSATRGSAIIHHTFEKWGPVVGEIKPRSQGSLVSDRTGVAMTYALLNLQERGELFVSPQDQVYEGMVIGINARPGDMDVNPTKEKKLTNVRSSTADELVRLVPPIPLTLESALELITDDECVEVTPTQVRVRKVILEGAARAKARRPGQSS, encoded by the coding sequence GTGCCCAACGAGTTACGTAACGTTGCTATCATCGCCCACGTCGACCACGGAAAGACAACCCTTGTCGACAAACTCCTTCGTCAATCGGGAGCATTCCGGGAGAACCAAGCCATCGAGGATCGCATTATGGACTCGATGGATCTAGAACGAGAAAAGGGCATCACGATTCTTGCCAAGAATACCTCGGTATTCTTCGAGGATTACAAGATCAATCTCGTGGACACGCCAGGGCACGCTGACTTCGGCGGCGAAGTGGAGCGGGCGCTCTTCATGGTCGACGGAGTGCTGATGTTGGTAGATGCTGCAGAGGGTCCGCTACCGCAGACCCGTTTCGTCCTCCGCAAAGCCCTTGAGCGAAAGCTCCCTGTCATCGTGGTCATCAACAAAGTTGACCGTCCGGACTCGCGTCCAAGCGAGGTGTTGGACGAGATCTTGGGGCTCTTTATCGAACTCGGTGCCGATGAAGACCAGATCGAGTTCCCGGTCATCTACGCATCGGCGAAGCAAGGAGTGGCCGGCCTCGCGGCAGATCAACTCGAGGAGGATTTGACCCCCTTGTTTCGGGCCATCATCGAGACCATTCCCGCCCCTCTTGCCCTACCAGACGCTCCGTTGCAGGCCCAGGTCACCAACCTCGATGCATCTCCATATCTCGGTAGACTCGCTATCTGCCGCGTCTTTGCCGGTTCGTTGAAGCGCGGAGCTAACGTCACGCGCATCCACATCGACGGGACACAGACGCGGATACGACTGGGTGAGTTGTTCATTACTCACTACCTGGAACGCATCGCCGTTGACGAGGTTGCCGCGGGTGAGCTCGCCATCGTCGCTGGGCTTGAGGACGTCAATATCGGCGAGACAATCGCTGACTCTGAGGCACCCAGTGCACTGCCACCACTCACCATCGAAGAGCCAGCCATCTCAATGACGATTGGCGTCAACACCTCACCCTTGGCAGGCAAGGAAGGTAAAAAACTCACCGCTCGTTTGATCAGCTCACGACTCGCACAGGAGACCATCGGAAATGTTGCGATCAAAGTCGTCCCAACTGAGCGCAACGACACCTTTGAGGTGCAGGGCAGAGGGGAACTCGCACTCGCAGTCCTGATCGAGCTCATGCGTCGAGAAGGCTTTGAACTGACCGTTTCAAAACCAAAAGCACTCACCATGCTGGTCGATGGCCAAATCTTTGAACCATTCGAGTTGCTTGAGGTCGACGTACCCGACGAGTACTTTGGCTCACTCACGCAGATCGTCTCAATGCGGCGAGCGACACTCGACTCGATGCACCAAATGGCATCTGGGTGGATGCGTGCAAGTTACCTGATCCCGTCTCGAGGGCTCCTCGGTATCCGTAGTGAACTCCTCTCCGCGACCCGGGGCAGCGCAATCATCCATCACACCTTTGAGAAGTGGGGACCAGTAGTTGGCGAGATAAAGCCAAGAAGTCAGGGAAGTCTGGTATCAGACCGCACTGGCGTAGCAATGACCTACGCCCTTTTAAACCTGCAAGAACGTGGCGAACTCTTCGTCTCTCCCCAGGATCAGGTCTACGAGGGTATGGTCATCGGGATCAACGCAAGACCTGGGGACATGGACGTGAACCCCACCAAAGAGAAGAAGCTCACCAACGTCCGCTCTTCGACGGCAGATGAACTCGTCCGCCTCGTCCCGCCCATTCCCCTCACGCTCGAATCAGCTCTCGAACTCATCACCGATGACGAGTGCGTCGAGGTGACGCCTACGCAAGTGCGGGTACGAAAGGTTATCCTGGAGGGTGCCGCACGCGCAAAGGCGAGACGACCGGGGCAATCATCTTAA
- a CDS encoding cytochrome c oxidase assembly protein has protein sequence MLGTVTGEAVLRITPPYGGAIVLLLGGLFYYWLIPKIASRLSNSPLHVRLRDAVTPRQHALFLSGLVLLALMESWPSLELARYVSSLAYLTHNMLIELVAVPLLLLGIPHWLFHRLTETPLVDALLELLTSPILTTILYTALFVLSMLAVIVEAQATSLIVYVYLQVAFVVIGALMWIPALRLNPGTRKLSTGGRVLYLFAQSLLPTFPAFVLIFSHHSFYPIFATNIHLIFGVSEVGDQQLAGAIPKLIDFGILWTVAVAIMVRAQKQEDLGADPEPITWLDVEREFKRTQKNTGA, from the coding sequence GTGCTAGGCACCGTCACGGGCGAAGCCGTACTTCGCATCACCCCTCCATACGGAGGGGCTATTGTCCTCTTGCTTGGAGGACTCTTTTACTATTGGCTGATCCCCAAGATAGCGAGTCGGCTGAGCAACTCACCGCTCCATGTTCGACTTCGTGACGCAGTGACTCCACGACAACACGCGCTGTTCCTGAGCGGCCTCGTTCTACTCGCACTGATGGAGAGTTGGCCCTCGCTTGAGCTTGCCCGCTACGTCTCGAGCCTCGCCTACCTCACGCACAACATGCTGATTGAGCTGGTCGCCGTTCCTCTCCTACTCCTTGGCATTCCCCATTGGTTGTTCCACCGACTGACAGAGACTCCCTTAGTGGATGCCCTCCTCGAGTTACTCACCTCACCGATCCTGACCACGATTCTCTATACCGCCCTCTTCGTCCTCTCTATGCTTGCGGTCATCGTCGAGGCGCAAGCCACTTCGCTGATCGTCTACGTCTATCTGCAAGTGGCCTTTGTGGTCATCGGGGCGCTCATGTGGATTCCTGCCCTCAGGCTCAATCCGGGAACACGCAAGCTCTCGACCGGTGGGCGAGTGTTGTATCTGTTCGCACAAAGCCTTCTCCCCACATTCCCCGCTTTTGTACTCATCTTCTCCCACCACTCCTTCTACCCAATTTTTGCCACCAACATCCATCTCATCTTCGGCGTATCAGAGGTCGGGGACCAGCAGTTGGCTGGAGCAATACCGAAGCTCATCGACTTCGGGATTCTCTGGACCGTCGCTGTCGCTATAATGGTTAGGGCGCAAAAGCAAGAGGATCTGGGTGCAGACCCGGAGCCGATCACCTGGCTCGATGTCGAGCGTGAGTTCAAAAGAACTCAGAAGAACACCGGCGCCTAG
- a CDS encoding WYL domain-containing protein, giving the protein MASDPLIRLVNLFELLSTTHEPLTQEMITDLVPGFPESPSARARAFERAKASLREIGIPLRTVTLPGRSQVGYQIDAEDIQFDLDLTRAEWAALEAALGCAVFVGQHGRHFETRLGLLYRQAAPIVWGMGELAHLNPDLGRAIAESRRVRFFYRGRERDVFPFGVLMRWGHAYLVADEGGHQKSFRTDRIEPPYLLGPLDEHLRPADLRSALPEHPWLLEVDQRVAVMLVGSPAQLASLGATLVGDAPIMTTEGLVLDAQALVYGRVEVSNVGALLSDLLMESYPVIPVAPAEIRERFVQQVRAVWASLDVGLVAGEVQAMAPRANSRQPSRVNRTLEDRFLAVQGLLSYLRVNGGSATIVNLADVSGLEPSEVVELLETASLAGLPPYSPDVLLDVVVDEEFDLVEVSVDTGLGRSQRIDVVEAMTVLATLEAVTSIMDGEVPELQRASEKLRYAIRGQLLRSGEVANSDDPPEAVALLRRAIAEPECVELDYTDAEGRMSHRHLLAISLFVLAGRWYLYGLSDGQQRHFRLDRMRNIRLIEFDGCHEVAAIRLAQRSLDRLDPLGLRSSGTPIWLHLEPDQLAKLEALTQGIFDREGNGYVVYRFRDEWLVRLLLAIGPGTSGVIPASVLASLRHRASVILTMVEEWVSSTTERSEL; this is encoded by the coding sequence ATGGCCTCCGACCCCTTGATCAGGCTGGTCAATCTCTTTGAACTCCTGAGCACGACGCACGAACCGCTGACCCAAGAGATGATCACCGATCTCGTGCCGGGGTTTCCTGAGTCGCCCAGTGCTCGTGCACGCGCCTTTGAACGAGCCAAGGCAAGCTTGCGTGAGATTGGCATCCCCCTTCGGACCGTGACATTGCCCGGTCGGTCCCAGGTTGGTTATCAGATTGACGCTGAGGATATTCAGTTTGACCTCGATCTTACTCGGGCTGAATGGGCAGCGCTTGAGGCGGCACTTGGTTGTGCCGTCTTCGTCGGCCAGCACGGTCGACATTTTGAAACCCGTCTCGGCTTGCTGTATCGACAGGCAGCTCCAATCGTCTGGGGAATGGGAGAACTCGCCCATCTCAACCCCGATCTCGGTCGGGCTATCGCGGAGTCACGGCGTGTGCGCTTCTTCTATCGTGGTCGCGAGCGTGATGTCTTCCCCTTTGGGGTGCTCATGCGTTGGGGACACGCCTATCTGGTCGCCGATGAGGGAGGACACCAAAAGAGCTTTCGCACTGACCGCATCGAACCTCCTTACCTCCTTGGCCCCCTTGACGAACACCTCAGACCTGCCGATCTCCGGTCTGCATTGCCCGAACATCCGTGGCTGCTAGAGGTTGACCAAAGGGTTGCCGTCATGCTGGTTGGATCGCCAGCGCAGCTTGCGTCCCTTGGTGCCACGCTCGTTGGAGATGCTCCGATCATGACCACCGAAGGTCTGGTGCTAGATGCCCAAGCGTTGGTATATGGGCGTGTCGAGGTCTCAAATGTTGGCGCTCTCCTCTCCGACCTACTGATGGAGTCGTATCCGGTGATCCCGGTGGCCCCTGCCGAGATTCGTGAGCGCTTTGTGCAGCAAGTCCGGGCCGTCTGGGCCTCGCTGGATGTGGGATTGGTCGCCGGTGAGGTCCAGGCCATGGCACCGCGGGCGAACTCACGACAGCCTAGTCGCGTGAACCGTACCCTGGAGGATCGCTTTCTCGCGGTCCAGGGCCTACTCTCGTATCTGCGGGTCAATGGCGGGTCGGCGACGATCGTGAACTTGGCCGATGTCTCTGGCTTGGAGCCGAGTGAGGTGGTGGAGCTCTTGGAGACTGCTTCGCTGGCAGGACTGCCGCCCTACAGCCCCGACGTGCTCTTGGACGTGGTGGTCGACGAGGAGTTTGATCTTGTCGAGGTCTCTGTTGATACTGGTCTCGGTCGAAGTCAGCGGATCGATGTGGTCGAGGCGATGACCGTCCTCGCGACACTCGAGGCGGTGACGAGCATCATGGATGGGGAGGTTCCCGAACTCCAGCGCGCTTCAGAGAAGCTCCGGTATGCTATTCGAGGACAACTATTGCGATCAGGAGAGGTGGCGAACTCTGATGACCCACCGGAAGCGGTGGCACTTCTCCGACGGGCTATCGCTGAACCTGAATGTGTCGAGCTCGACTACACCGATGCCGAAGGCCGCATGAGTCATCGACACCTACTCGCCATCAGCCTGTTTGTGCTGGCGGGTCGATGGTATCTCTACGGCCTCTCCGATGGTCAGCAGCGTCACTTTCGGCTGGATCGGATGCGCAATATTAGGTTGATAGAGTTTGACGGATGCCATGAGGTTGCCGCCATTCGCCTTGCGCAACGCTCGCTCGATCGCCTTGATCCTTTGGGTCTGCGATCCTCGGGAACGCCGATTTGGCTGCATCTTGAACCAGATCAACTCGCCAAGCTTGAGGCGCTGACCCAGGGTATCTTTGACCGAGAGGGGAATGGCTATGTTGTCTACCGGTTCCGTGATGAATGGTTGGTGCGTCTTTTGTTGGCAATCGGCCCCGGAACGAGTGGTGTCATTCCGGCCTCGGTACTAGCCAGCCTTCGTCACCGCGCATCTGTTATCTTGACGATGGTTGAGGAGTGGGTCTCCTCAACGACGGAGCGGTCCGAGTTGTGA
- a CDS encoding pyridoxamine 5'-phosphate oxidase family protein, whose protein sequence is MAVQEGRGGSLERTEVVQAIASTRHGLLATITPKGAVHTVLVNPFWLESRECIAVFSRRRSQKVVNLENRSTATITLIEGAKYFAMLGVATVVDDGDEVERCLPAFYAKYQRFPAEAADRVVIYLNVERTLGGLSLR, encoded by the coding sequence GTGGCGGTTCAGGAAGGTCGAGGCGGTTCATTGGAGAGAACTGAGGTTGTGCAGGCGATCGCAAGCACGCGACACGGGCTACTCGCGACGATCACTCCAAAGGGGGCAGTGCACACGGTCCTTGTGAATCCCTTTTGGTTAGAAAGCCGAGAATGCATTGCGGTGTTTTCGCGACGGAGGAGCCAAAAGGTGGTCAATCTGGAGAATCGATCAACGGCGACCATCACCTTGATCGAGGGTGCGAAGTACTTTGCCATGCTTGGGGTTGCGACAGTCGTGGATGATGGAGATGAAGTGGAGCGTTGCTTGCCCGCTTTTTACGCTAAGTATCAGCGATTCCCTGCGGAAGCAGCCGACAGAGTCGTGATCTATCTGAACGTCGAACGTACGCTTGGTGGTCTCTCGTTGCGGTGA
- a CDS encoding MarR family transcriptional regulator, with translation MELVKTGAADATAGSPAGHEQLRDAVSLILAMMPVVRTIKARAGSCQVQGVSITPRHMQVLMQILLVGEVTVSELAEQLRMSLASISLIVSQLAAIGLLERHEDPLDHRRTVVHAGPEYVRFVTEVLIERFQPLINALDTLAPEERNNLERLAHLLSSHLVAALDGMTLDG, from the coding sequence ATGGAGCTAGTGAAGACAGGGGCAGCGGATGCTACGGCTGGCAGTCCTGCGGGGCATGAGCAGTTGCGTGATGCGGTATCGCTTATCCTCGCCATGATGCCGGTCGTGAGGACGATCAAGGCGCGAGCCGGCAGCTGTCAAGTCCAGGGCGTGTCGATTACCCCTCGCCACATGCAAGTGTTGATGCAAATTCTCTTGGTGGGAGAGGTTACCGTGAGCGAACTGGCAGAACAGCTGAGAATGAGCCTTGCAAGCATCTCTTTGATCGTCTCACAACTGGCCGCAATAGGTCTTTTGGAACGCCATGAGGACCCTCTTGATCACCGACGAACCGTGGTGCATGCAGGCCCAGAGTATGTTCGGTTCGTCACCGAGGTGCTGATCGAACGGTTCCAGCCACTGATCAACGCGCTCGACACCCTTGCCCCCGAGGAACGGAACAACCTCGAGCGCCTCGCACATCTTTTGTCGTCTCACCTTGTTGCAGCGCTCGATGGAATGACGCTCGATGGGTGA
- a CDS encoding MMPL family transporter has product MSRFFERLGVFAVRFKYAIVVVWIAGLIAALAFLPSIGSVVQNNFSNFLPTNSPSIKAAQLADVFQKSTDSTVVVVADNPHAALTTADTTYLNSLSQTLKSVPSVVKSNVAAISANGKAEQIEVVSSTSQFNDLGIKSLVNDLQAKLQSNPAPADLQIHLAGTVATAVAQADQNNSSASATQGFSVLFILVLLFIVFRSVLAPFLTLLPALIVTLLAGPVVARLTSVLHYQVSSVTQLLMIVLVLGAGTDYGLFLVFRTREELNRGRSPQEAVEFALSKVGESITFSALTVIAAVLMLITATFGFYRGLGYPLAIAVFLMLLAGLTLQPALLAIFGKAAFWPRRKSEKRQEAKYGLWGRIAGRLVMRPVVTLLIGVAFFGVLAFFAPLNRPSGFASNAAAPTGTNAYYGNQDLTRYFPKASFNPTELIFRFSSPIWNHIGTLETLDTDISHSSLFTQVDGALNPAGVALPVAQLQRLHALLGPASTLPQVSTGHLVPAGVYQLYRATGNYISSNGDEVLFETTLTAGSPGQNPAINAVPAIRSFTTTLAKQVGATKSGVAGEAPASYDVSSASNHDLVHIVPLVILIIAILLALVLRSVVAPVFLVVSVGLSFFAALGVAVLLFMKIGSHSGLIFILPFMLFLFLLALGEDYNILVMTRIREESHHHTIREAVVAAIGATGPAVTSAGMVLAGTFLVLGLASAGQAEVEEIGISLALGILMDTFLVRTLLVPSAVVLLGRWSWWPSKLSDVEPDPDSPHRHGGQQTSSLSATGESNREPEGQLT; this is encoded by the coding sequence TTGAGTCGGTTTTTTGAGCGCCTCGGTGTTTTTGCGGTCAGGTTCAAGTATGCCATCGTGGTGGTATGGATTGCGGGCCTGATAGCTGCGCTCGCGTTTTTGCCTTCGATTGGCTCGGTGGTGCAAAACAACTTCTCTAACTTCCTGCCAACCAACTCACCGTCGATCAAAGCAGCACAGTTAGCCGATGTGTTTCAAAAGAGCACGGACTCGACGGTTGTCGTTGTCGCGGATAATCCGCACGCCGCACTCACGACAGCCGACACCACGTATCTCAATAGCCTGTCACAGACGTTGAAGTCCGTGCCGAGTGTGGTCAAGTCGAATGTGGCGGCGATCTCGGCCAATGGTAAGGCAGAGCAGATCGAGGTCGTTTCTTCGACCTCACAGTTCAACGATTTGGGCATCAAATCCCTCGTCAACGACCTGCAGGCCAAGCTGCAGAGCAACCCTGCTCCGGCTGATCTTCAGATTCATTTAGCCGGGACGGTGGCGACAGCGGTCGCTCAGGCTGACCAGAATAATTCGAGTGCAAGTGCCACGCAGGGCTTCTCGGTACTGTTCATTCTCGTGCTTCTCTTCATTGTTTTCCGCTCGGTGCTGGCGCCCTTCTTGACTCTTTTGCCTGCGCTCATCGTCACGTTGTTAGCTGGACCGGTGGTGGCCCGGTTGACCTCGGTCCTGCACTATCAGGTCTCTAGCGTCACCCAGCTACTCATGATCGTCCTCGTGTTGGGTGCGGGGACCGACTATGGACTCTTCCTTGTGTTCCGAACCCGGGAAGAGCTCAACCGTGGGCGTTCTCCACAGGAGGCAGTTGAGTTTGCCCTCTCTAAGGTCGGAGAGTCGATTACCTTCTCGGCTCTCACCGTGATCGCAGCGGTCCTTATGCTCATCACCGCTACCTTTGGCTTCTACCGAGGGCTCGGTTATCCCCTCGCTATCGCTGTGTTCTTGATGCTCCTTGCCGGTCTGACCCTTCAGCCTGCACTACTGGCTATCTTTGGTAAGGCTGCGTTCTGGCCACGACGTAAGTCGGAGAAGCGACAGGAGGCCAAGTATGGGCTGTGGGGCAGGATAGCAGGTCGCCTGGTGATGCGCCCGGTGGTCACACTCTTGATTGGAGTTGCCTTTTTCGGTGTTCTTGCCTTCTTCGCCCCGCTGAATCGTCCCTCAGGGTTCGCAAGCAACGCCGCGGCTCCTACTGGCACCAACGCCTATTATGGGAACCAGGACCTTACCCGTTACTTCCCAAAGGCATCCTTTAACCCCACTGAGTTAATCTTTCGTTTCTCCTCTCCAATCTGGAACCATATTGGCACGTTAGAGACCTTGGATACCGATATCTCGCACTCCTCGCTCTTTACACAAGTCGATGGGGCACTCAACCCCGCCGGAGTTGCTCTTCCGGTTGCTCAGCTCCAGCGTCTCCACGCCCTTCTTGGACCCGCATCGACGCTTCCCCAGGTGAGCACCGGTCATCTCGTTCCAGCTGGGGTGTATCAGCTGTACCGGGCGACCGGTAACTATATCAGCAGTAATGGTGACGAGGTGTTGTTTGAGACGACCCTTACGGCGGGATCGCCAGGCCAAAATCCTGCGATCAATGCGGTACCGGCGATTCGGTCTTTCACGACCACGTTGGCCAAGCAAGTCGGGGCAACGAAGTCGGGTGTTGCCGGCGAGGCACCGGCTTCCTACGATGTCTCGTCGGCCTCGAATCACGATCTTGTCCATATTGTTCCGCTCGTGATCTTGATCATCGCTATTTTGTTGGCCCTCGTTCTCCGCTCCGTCGTAGCTCCTGTGTTTCTTGTCGTGAGTGTCGGACTCTCTTTCTTCGCCGCCTTGGGTGTCGCGGTGCTACTCTTTATGAAAATCGGCAGTCACAGCGGTCTGATCTTCATTTTGCCGTTCATGCTCTTCCTCTTCCTGTTAGCACTCGGAGAGGACTACAACATCCTGGTGATGACCCGAATACGGGAGGAGTCTCATCATCACACCATCCGCGAGGCAGTGGTTGCCGCAATCGGTGCAACCGGGCCGGCAGTGACCTCGGCCGGCATGGTGCTCGCAGGCACCTTCCTTGTCCTGGGTCTTGCATCAGCAGGTCAGGCAGAGGTCGAGGAGATCGGGATTTCGCTGGCGTTGGGTATCTTGATGGATACTTTTTTGGTGAGGACGCTCTTAGTTCCCTCAGCGGTGGTGCTGCTCGGTCGTTGGAGCTGGTGGCCTTCGAAGCTTAGCGACGTAGAGCCAGACCCGGATTCGCCACATCGGCACGGCGGTCAACAAACGTCGTCGCTCTCCGCGACAGGGGAGAGCAATCGAGAGCCTGAGGGGCAGCTTACCTAG